Sequence from the Sardina pilchardus chromosome 15, fSarPil1.1, whole genome shotgun sequence genome:
GACTCTACAGAAGCATGAAGTTCTCTGTtagcccacccccaccacccttaATTCCCCACATGACCCCAGGGTACCGAGGTTACAGGAGAGAAAAATGTCTACCATATTATTAGACCCACTTGGCgctgtagatagatacagtgAAGCTTCTCTGTGAGGAGCTCCTGCCATAAAGGTATACTGCTCCAGTAGTGCCAATCACTAGCGCCATTTAAGGATCCGTGCCACAATATGGTGCAAGGAAAAGAGCAGTTACTCAGTATTTTTCATATCATTATGCCATTTTAGTATGACGTGTATATGCAAGCTCTCTACCAACGACTTAATCATGCAAGTATTGCAAATGACAAGTGGGATTCCTATAGGCTTTTCACAGTTCACGCTGTTGCCAACTCTGTGCTGCAtccagatacagatacagacacaaagGTGTTGTCCTCTCAAGACAGACTGCATCGACAAGAGGGCTGTTAGAACCTCCGACAGCTCGGTTCCacgtctctctcttttaaaaaaaaaaaaaaaaaaagacgctcTTCAGTGGAACGTCAGTGTTGTCTCAAAAGAAAGGgccggagggggggggagagagaggaatgggtggtgtgtgtggggctggtggagagagagagagagagaaaaagtgacaaGCTTTGAAGAACAAAGTCCTTATAAAACACAGCTGATTTATATATCCTTAAAGAGATGCCTTTGCAACAAAGGCCTCGGGCAGCTTGGGCTGAAAGAAAACAGCACGCAAAAAGAATTCTTGGAAcctaaaaaaaggctgttgTTTATGGGGGACAGGGAAAGGAGAGCCGTTCCaaggaatctttttttttttttgtgcacatATCTACCAAAAAATCCACTCGAACAAATGGCTGGCAGTGTGCCACGGCCAGATGTTCACCTCTGTGCCCCAGATCCTGTTTCTCCGCTGTGTGAATCAGAGAGAGGTCAAAGACTCAGTGGCCAGTGAGAGCTTCATTACTGTACATCTGAattctcctctcattctcaaaGACAGACATTTTTATGTGCATCCTTAATAAAGTGGCATAAAGTTCCATATATTCCATAAAGCATaacattttttcccctttacacTCATAAACttgaatgaaaaaagaaacctACTGTACCATCGCTCCCAGTAGGCTAAATCACATTCTGAACCGTATATAGAGCCTTCCCTGGTTTAGATCCTCTATAAGGACCCAGATCAGATGCATTTATAATGAGCGAGCTATGTACAGTGAATGCCTATTAATATAGTGCCTAATCTCCTGTATTTTTTTCCAAGCAGTGTCTCATGTGTAAACTGCAGCTCCCTGCTCCACCATGATGCAATGGGTAGGCAATCGCCTGTACACAGCAGTTTTGCACAGCTTCCTGTTGAAGCTGGAGTCAGCATcttttaattaatttattgGTATGTTGGGTTTAATCCGCCCGGCTGATTAAGAGTCATGATCTGCAGAGCACAAATTCCactgtttatttacaaatgtcagGACGGTAATCTGTGAAATCCGACAATCCCTTTAAGCGCTGCCGGTTAATCCCTGACAAAATTGTGTGTGTCAAGGCTCCGTGGTCTCGAAGCTGGAGAGAGCAATGAAGAGGCCCTGCAGTCGCAAAGGAAAAGGGAACATCATCACGAGCACGCTGAAGCAGACGCAgatgcagacgcagacgcagacgcagacgcctGGACTGGAGCGGACCTGAACCAGAGCGTGCCGTGAGTTGACGATCATCTGCGATGATGAACTGGAACCAGCGCTCCAGCGCCTCTGAGGCAGGACAGCGCGAGCAGCAGCTCACTCTCAGGCATGTggacgtacagtatgtacagtacgtacAGGATGCTCCCAGTGCTGTCGGGTCCCTGGGAGTCAGCCGAGACcaccaatacaaacacacaaatgagatGCATCATGAAGAGGTCCATAGCAAAAGGTTCAAATGATGTGCAAACATCACATGAGAGCTTCTGACCTTCAAAGGTTTCTGATTCTAGCATTTCTAGTGAGTCAGTCTAATGATATGCTATACATTTCCAGAGAAAtctgggaaatgtgtgtgtgtgtgtgagagagggagagagcatgagagggagagagagacatgaagagatagagatgagggaagagaaagagagcaagataaGGAGAGGGatgacaggaaagagagagataagaagagagagagatgagtagagagagagaaaatgagaatcagagggaggagcagagtgaGTTTTCGAAATCTTTGAGCAATATGAATGCTTTCAAACAAGGGGTGGGGAGAAAGTTGGACAAGTTTGACGTGAATAATTAATCACACCAGTGTCAACTGCCTTTGTTCTGGATCCAAGGGATACGCGCTTTAAGCTTTAATACCATTTGTGGCTGGACTTATTATGTGTGATCAAATAATCCTCAGTCCAGGGATTGTTTTTTAAAAGACGGATTCTTGTCTTATTTCTTTCAGTCATGGAAGTAATTCAAGCCACAAGGGAATGTTTTCTTTCTGTGCTCtgtcctcctcctactcctcatTTTAAAATTACAAATATATAGACGTGCCCTGGGTATTTAAGAAAGTGTCAGCCTAAAAGAAAGGCTTACATTATTCATGTcgtaaaacatttattttgttaAAAAATCACATTATCAAAGTTAACAGGCTTCAAACAATAAATGGGTGCTTCTGGTTGATACCACTTCTTGTTTGACCTAACATTACCGgatttataccactgctattATTTGTAGCTACTGAGCCACTGAGTACTGAGTGTTTACAGTAATTAAGACTTTCAGTCCCCATTTTAGTCCTAATTATCAGTAAAACACAATTAGCACTTTTAGCACAATTAGCACCTTTTTTTAGCAAAGATACATTTGAATGTATTAAATAAGTAAATGGAGCAGTGTGTTCAACAGTCCAACAGGGGATCTCTGTAGATGCTGTGTCTCGCCATCCCTTTTAAAATGAACATATCCACTTGTGTTCCTGTTTCAATACACCGCAGACTGAACAGTGCTTTACCGCATGATTGATTGATCGCTCAGAGAAAAGGCGGAAACTCATCGGACCTGACGTTCTCTTCCAAAGGTTAAAAGGTGAGAGCTTGCCGGTGCTTTTAGAACCATGAGAACTTGATTGCTTGTGGGGTGGACCTGGGGCGCCACATCCCCCGCGGCTGGGAGTAAAGTCAGCGAGCTTAGCGGGATCTCTCTGGCCCTCCTGAGCAGCATATCAAGCAGATATCAGTCGGCGCGGCTTACCCGTTAAGGTTATGTGGGGTGTGCGGCACGCTGTGGAAATGGCACGGAGTGGCCCGTGAACTCACGTGAAAGGACACCATTGAATTAGCGCTGGTGATTTATACTTCCTGTGAGAACCGGCCATATACGGGCACAATGTGGAGACACGAGGCCTATAGTGCCAGATGTGACAGGATGAACCTCGGAACAGATCTGGCCCTGATTTGGCTTAGATGTGGTCTGGGATGTATGAATCTCAGTtatagggactctgatggttgCACATCACTGACTTTAAACACTGGAGTTCGAAGGTCATCTCCTTGGTACACATGGCCCCAGGGCTGAACGACGAACATGTTTCATATTAAATCTCTTATGAAAAAGTCCACATTGTCATCGAGTCACTGTTGTCTCAGACTCATACTACATGTCCACATCCTTCTCCAGGCTCAACAGCATATACAGAAACCCAAAGGGGCCAATAACGGAGACTTCAGTGAATTCACTTCAAAAAGGACGGCTGTAAGAAGCCAACAGCCTACATCTCTCAGCCTACAGATCATACAGCCTCTGAAGCGCGTACATATAATCAtataagatatatatatatatatatatatatactgctCTATATACGGTAtatcacatgacatgacatatGCAACGCAACATATGGTATAACCCTTCCAGGACTGAAAAGACTCTAAGGCTCAGTGTGCTTAGTTGGTCTGGCCCTGACAGGAGGCTTTGACCAGCTGTTGCCAAATGTGGACGACCAGCTCATACAAATGAATTggtcttcagtgtgtttggcaGGCTCACCAACCCTTGCGTCTGTCTTGGCTGAAGAAGGAACACGTGCGCAGTGCACACATAACAACTGGGCATCGGTGGCATGTTTTCAGTTCTACTGGGGAATGCAGCTACAGTGCGGAGCCACAAACTGGGTCAAGTTTGGTTGTGTGACCGCTCCAAGATGAGCAGCGATGGTGCTGGTGGTAACTGTGTTTGAAAGGATCAGTCCATGTACCGGTAATATCATTCCCTCTGCACTTCTTATCCAATAcactttttgtcaaattcagcaAATTGCTGTTTATCTACCAGCAGTCCTTTCAGCATGTGtactaaaaacaaaaacaaacacattttatttgtacACAGTGCTGGATCTCTAAATGGGAGATACATTTGGACTGAGCCAAACGCTGTTTCAGCCCATCCATCAACATGTTGCTTCAGAGGAAAAACTATAATTTGATAGGTTGATTAGATCAGAtgacaactttttttttaaccataacTGCATTGTGCATCTTTAATCTGGTCTAACAGGGGCCCATTGAGCTCACGGCCTCTCAACACAGCTCCATGGAGAGAGACTCAGCAGTGTAATAATGTGCGTCAGATGAGAAATGAGAAACATTCACCCTCAAGCATGCCAGGCCAGGGCTTCATAGAGCACTCCTGTCTACAGCAAGCATGCATTTACTTACTAACCACGTGCTCAATCAATAGCAACTGCAATATAGTAGCTGGTTCAGAGTGCTAAACTAGCATCGCATGGTAGTGTGTTGGTTGTTATCGACTCTAAACTAGGCTCACTATGTAGTGAAAGCAAATTCAACCGACTTTGGTTTTGTGATCATTTCAATAAATTATCCAAGGCAGTGAGACAAGAGGTCACAGGAGACTGTTCAAAATGTGGGGTTGTTACCCAACAATGTTGAAGAGTTACATTAAGGCCAAAATGTGCAACGacgttaaaaaaaaaggggacAAATATAGTGGCTTggccaaacaaaacaacatactgtaggtggggTAAACAATTcaaacacattcaaaacacattcaGAGCAGAACTAACTGAAGACAAAATCCTTCATGGTACATGGTGAGGCCTAATGAGTTGGCTCCACAATACCAATAGTGCCTTCATGCCGGCCATAAACTCGTAGGACCCGACTTTAATAACCCTGACCCCCgaaaaagtgtgttcatgagatcagctTGGAAAGCAAATACAGGAAATGCATAAATCACGCTAATTGAATGGTTTACtgtggttgagcaagaaggaaaatgtctcgGGCGAGTGTTCTATCTGCAGTGTTAATTTAGTAATAAATTACCTTGCCTCTTTGAAATGAGGGTGAGATTcctctcttgtgttgttgcaaggcaGGCcatcgtggttggagaatataaAAGCAATGTCAAGTCGAGTACCTCGGGACACAAAATCCGCCCCGACTTTGCGTTCAAGACATTTTTACTCTATTGCAGGTCGGAATCGGAGTATCCAATGTGTTCACTCCACGTAAAACAATGTAAGGTTAAAGCAAAATAAACTAAATCAAAGAAATATGTGTGTTCATTATTTGGCTATAGTTTAGATGACTGTAAATAACAATCAGTGCAACAAATTAATGAGGTGAATGATAaaacggttaaaaaaaaaagttataacTGTGAGGTGATGtttccatgtacagtatggctgTGGCCATcacaataattaataataataaagtagtTATTAAAACACTATATATGCACATTTATAATGTAGTAGTTACTCTATTTGACACCATTTGCTTGTATTTACACATGTGAGAAACAGTTCACTGGGTTAGTCTTCAGTGTATGACCTTTCTACTGGTGCAATTAATCTGTCATTCTCTGAGGACCTTGGCTTCATTCAATTCATGTCCTGCTGCTTTGATTGCAGTCCTTTTAGAGGTGTAATTTCAGTGGAAGCATGCTGGAAAAAATTACCTAGCTTTCACACAGCATGACGAACCAGCCAGCGGGTACTAGATTGTCAGAAAATATGTCTGATGGAAGTAGTTATCTTGGCGAATGGAAcatttatttgaatcaaacaatGGCAAATTCTGTTTCACAATTGTCAATGAATTTTGATAGAGAATGGTGTCTGACAGCACCACATACTTCCAGAATCTGATACAGGGGACAGACAGTAGCCCTAACCCTTTGGTGTTTTGAAAAGCTGGTTGTGGTTGGCTGTATAATAACTGTGTTAATAGTGTTTAGTAGTGATTACAATTGTCACTCGAACAAAAACTGAATGTTTTTAGAAATTGGTCTTTGCTGCCTTCCATGAGGAAACATTTGGAAGTGGAGAGTTAAAAgaatggtgtgcgtgtgtgtccattcCACAAAAACATGTGCTCATTTCCATTGAAAGTTGCCAAAGGCCTCTGGCAGAGCCATTGTGTTTTTTATACGTGCATAGCTATATTTTACTATGGTGGTCAGACCATCATAGATGATGTCACAAGTGTTCTAAATCTAACTGTTGGCTCGATTGTGATGTCACAAGTGTGGTGAAAACAATCCTTAAATCAACATGGAAACTTTCGAAACATTCTGAAGGGAACATTCTGAATCACCCAGACTGTGTGCTGTAAAATCATTACTCTGTTTCTCTTGGGGGACTCTTACTATTTGGTTTAATTTCATATTGCGTCGGGTGAATCTTTGACAGTCGACTAAGGCAATTTCACCAACATGGTCCCTCTGTCACTTTTAactggtatttttttttgtcttttttcttaCTTTCACTTTATAACATAGCAATTACATAATTGTTACAGATTAAGTGCAAAACGTTGACAGAAAGACATTAATCTAGTCATCGTGTTGAATAACGCTGTTCTTTTTATCCAGAGAACTGTTTCATAATGTGCTTTCTTTTCATCCTTAGCTGACCAGACAACGTGCCCTTGCACTCTGAGGGCCAGGAACAGCCCGCCTGCGTCCAGCACTCAGGAGCCCAGGCCTGTGGTGGCCGTGCTGCTCATGAGGGGGGTCCGTGATGACGTGCTGCTGGACCTCGAGCAACTCATCACGGAGAGCGGTGAGCACGGCGACGAGAACACCACCCACCACTTCACCGCCAGCGTCTCAGACAACCAGCAGGAAGGCCTGAGAGACTCTGCGTCTGCCCAGTGCCCGGATGCCGAGTCCAGGATCGAGTTTCTGGGCTGGTCCATGCCCTACCCGAAAGGCGTCCGAGTCCCAGACTTCCCCGACAGCGACAGGTACTGGGACTACATCCAGTACGCTGAGGCGCTGGACCGTCTCCACAAGTCTCTGGCCCCAGGCACACCCTGCCGGAGCTGTGTGGAGAGACTGCAGGCCATCTACGGGATGGAGGCCAGACTGGACTGGAGTCTTCAGCTGAGCTCTGACGAGGAGTCGGCCACTGACGGCTCCAGATTCTACTTCAGGCCGTGGGCTGAGGGCCCAGTGCCCCTTTACTACAAGACCGCCGGCAGGACCTGGCATGAATCCTGCTCGTCCAGCGAAGACACCTCCGACATGACAGGTACGAGTTGTGTCTATGTAGAAAATGTCATAAATAGAAtggtccaaaacacacacttggTGTGAATATGCTGTAAATAGACCGACACTACTGAGATAGATTTCTCTCAAACACTTGTGCAGTAGTCATGTGTTGTGACATAACTGCAGCGCTAATCTGGGTTTTATGTAATCCCAAGTCTTAATGTGCTGTTACCCTTTGTTGTTCCAAATATTTCACTCTGACTAATTTCTTTAATTACCATAGTTATGTGGAGAGTTGTGCTAGATCTAAACCATATGAGCCAGTGTTGGCACCGTGCGAACATATGACTACCTTCATCCATCGGCCTCTTAAAGCACAGCCTAACAAAAGCaagcgttgttgttgttgttgttgttgttgttgatgttgttgttggttgtgGTCACAGATGTGGAGCTTTGGTCAGAGGCGTGCCAGAGGGGCGGGGAGAAGAGGGAGCGGCGCGCCTCACAGAGTCCACCAGGAGGCTCggcctcggcctcggcctcccctctctcccctaagAAGAGGATGCTGACCGACTGGAGGCCAGCAGAGGACGACTCCGACTAGCACCAAACTTCTGGCACAGCGACCAGGCCGGTGATCGGCTTTGattacattttcaaaaatgatCTTCATTAGCAATCCAACAGACTGACCATCAACGCAGTCAGTTTTGATTCTTAATCTTTGAAGAGTTTTTAATCTTTCTAAGACTTTAACCATATTCTTCAAAAATAAACAGCATGAAATTCCACCTTTTGGTGTCAATGTTTAATTGAAACTATATTCAAATATGTGAACGTGGGTGCGAACAGGTCACTTGGTGACACCTGAAACAGTAGAAACGTGGAGTTTCACAAGCAGAAGGACTTCCTGGGGAGCAGAAATACCAAGTAAGgttaaaacaaacagagagcTATTTCATTCTAGTCACACATTCTTTTAAATGAAATACGGTTTTGTGGTAGGTTAGATCATTATTTACTTATATGGACAATAATACTTTTTCCAACAATGGGCAGAATGTGTTTCGTCAAGAAATACCTTGGTTAAAAGAGCTAGCCACATTTATTCcagtatgtgtttttttgcGTTTCGGAGCCCATTAAGTCGGTGCAGTCCCATAAACCACTGACACGCCGCTGGCAACCGCGCTCTCCATCAAAACGCACTGAGAGTATAAAGTTGTCAGTGTTTATggaaatcaaaacaaaatctCTGAAACAGATTTATGCATGCCAATGGAGCATTATGTGAGCAGtgcctatccacacacacacacacctatacacctacagtatacacacacacacacacacacacacacacacacacacacacacacacacacacacacacacacacacacacacacacacacacacacacacacacacacacacacacacacaccttgatgcTGCCCTGAGGCAGTCCTATTTACAGTAtgacactgtacagtatgacactctgatacacacacacacacacacacacacacacacacacacacacacacacacacacacacacacttgatgctGCCCTGAGGCAGTCCTATTTACAGTAtgacactgtacagtatgacactctgatacacacacacacacacacacacacacacacacacacacacacacacacacacacacaccttgatgcTGCCCTGAGGCAGTCCTATTTACAGTAtgacactgtacagtatgacactctgatacacacacacacacacacacacacacacacaccttgatgcTGCCCTGAGGCAGTCCTATTTATGACACTCTGACTCCAGGTACAATTTCATCCTCACTGATTATGTTGAGATAGATGTTCACATTGATAGCTGTATTGCTGGCAAATGGAGACGCCTCTTCAGAGAGCAGGCCCAGAATACCACACCGCACACagaatccaaatacaatgccacAGCAAAGCGCTCAACTGGGGCTTAATTACACACAGCAATTTCATCATTTTGTTTTCTAAACACACTAATGATCAGCCTGCTAGCTGTTAGACTAATTGGCATTCTTCTCCCAAGACTTAAAGTCAGCAAGATGAAAATGGGAGCCAGTCACAGCGAGCAGAGGGTAAGTGTGGCACGGGACCAGGACCGTCGGAGTTGAAAATATCCGCCCGGCGGCGGCCAATCGGGACGTCACCCTCGTAGCCGCCCTGTTCCTCACAGGCCAGAGCACACGGCGTGAGCCGTGCCAGCGGAGATGGCGTGCAGCAATGCAGACGCGTATGGCATCGAGACGTGCCCGCGTGGGCTTCAGGGATGTGCCCTGCGTTAAAAATAAACACTTGTGCCTCTCAcaggaaaacaacacatcttcATATAGGTAATTAGCTGATCAGAGGAGCGACTGCTCACCCAGCCGTCTAATAGATCCTGAGGCCACACAACCAAGAGCAGGAGTCAGTATGTTTAGACGTATGTgtttgctactgtatgtgtatgaaagTGTATGTTTTGGTAGATGTGTATGAAAGTGTATAGGAAGTGTTTGAATTAATTGCCCTATATGTCATGACTGTTTTGGCAATACAAATATCTATTTGTCATGCTAACTATttaattgaattggaatttgaatccTTTTCTCAAGTCTTTGTTCCTAAAGAACATGGGAGAACATTTGGGGTGCTCTCTCATCCAACCTACCAGTCTCTCTACTGTTAgtgtacacaacatacacaccaacataccTAGTCTCTACTGTTAGTGTATACACAACATACAGGAGAATCCTCGAATGTGACTCTGTAGAATGAGGGCTGCACACCAATACTGTGTGAGCATAATCCCCGTGTGCAGAAATGCTGAGTGTAATCAGAGATGCAGTGTGACTCCAGCCGTAGGgccttgtgcctgtgtgtgtgtcagtggccaGAGAGCAGGACTCCAAGCGGCTCCTTTGACGTCACCGTGACGACCCTCTCACGCACATCAAATGTCATCCGTCCACTGACCCCGATCAAACAATCCAGAGAGCCAACGTAGAGTAGCAGCTAATCTATTTAGTATGTCGCCAATTTGACAGACCTAATCGCGTTCGTCACGGGTGTTAAAATGGAATTATTTCATGGGACCGGTCGCAATGGGAAACTGGCCCCCGTATTGTGTAGCTCTTGCGTAATAGCGCTGTAGCATTTGTAGCAACAAGCCTCGGGACAGACGACCACAACAGGGACATTTAGCGCGGCACCAGATGGAAACTCAGCATGTCAAAATAGTTGTGCTTCTACCCCGAGCATCTCGCCGACTCTTTCACAGTTCCTGCTGTACGCATAACATCGCATatggctatcatttcccaacctctctctcctctcctcaacacaTTCCCATACCTATATACAATatcatgtttgtttacattggGAGTaatatagaatatacacttacaCCAAACTAATATATGCTTACATCAAATGCTCACTGAAACTGAGTGTGGTTTCCAGTTTGTTTAATCTGACACCCAGAAGACTTGAGCGAACAGTTCTAGCTGAGTCTaatgtgttggagtgtgtgtttgagtgtgcactTGTGTCTTGTTACCCACAAATAGcagcaacccacacacacagcacagagtctccagccacacacacacggctctacAGGGAATGCTTGAGAGGTTTCTCCGCAGCGTGTCATCATTCCACAGCGCTCCTGAgcacttctgcacacacacacacacacacacacggagacaacACGGGTTTTCTATTAACACAGAATTAGCGGCGGCGTGCGCTAACGAGGCTCGCCCTCCCTGGGCGCGTGTTTGGAGGAGCCGCCGTGTTGGCATTAATCAGCGCCGTAATAGCAGCAGTGGCGCTGGAGCGCTGGAGCATGGGCTGCCAACGTGCCATgctgcccgcacacacacacacacacacacacacacacacacacacacacacacacacacacacacacacacatactgtatgcatacaggCACACTTCTCCTTACCACAcatgtgcataaacacacacacacacacgcacacacacaaacaccctcacacacacaagtgtgcaaacacacagacatggacacacacacacacacacacacacacgcacacacacaaacaacctcacacacacaagtgtgcaaacacacacacatggacacacacacatgcacgcatgtgtgcacccccccctccccacacaccccccccccccccccctcccccacacacacacaccctgttctgctctgctctgctctgtgctgcgctgcgctgagcTGCGATGACTCAACACTCTGGGCAATGTTTGACAATGACAAGGCTTGACAGGAGTCTCCCGTCTCCACTGTCGTGTTTTGACATTTCCTTGAGTCTCTTTGCATGTTATCCATACAGGCCAAGCAGCCAGCTCTcccatccccaccaccacccaccaccaccaccaccaccctcaccaagcgccccacccccaccccacccacctctcctcctccaccatgaGCTACATAGCTCTCGCTGCAGCCGCTCTGTCTGCGCTGGCTGTGGGCCTGCAGGACAGTGTGGGGACGCACCAGGGCGCAGCAGCTCCATGGAAAGGTATGATGTTCAGCCATTAGCCAGCAGTGCAGTTACAGTTACAACTGGGCTCTAATGGGAGATGGCAGGTGGTGGGAAGTAAAGAGGTTTCACCGCTGGATGCTCATCAGAGGAGAAGCTGCTTTTCATTAGTACCTTCCACCACCACCGTTACtgccccaccaacacacacacacacacacacacaccatacacaccctTTCGTTGCCTGTGGCTCTGACTAGACCTCTGGATgggtttactgtactgtacatcacttcaACTCAGAGCTGGTACAGTATGCAGATGCCCTGACATGAACTGCACTGAACTccatgaactgtgtgtgtgtgtgtgtgtgtgtgtgtgtgtgtgtgtgtgtgtgtgtgtgtgtgtgtgtgtgtgttgtcatgctAAGCAACTATACCGCAACTAATCCCAGCACAGATGTGGCTGGAGTCGGAGCAGTGCACGGTCCGTGTGCTGGTTCTGAAGTTGCTCCTCCTGTGGGCCCGGCCcgcctgttctgttctgttctgttctgttctgttctgttcttttctgttctgttctgttctgttctgttctgttctgttctgttctgttctgttctgttctgttctgttctgttctgttctgttctgttctgttctgttctgttctgttctgttctgttctgttctgttctgttctgttctgttctgtgctcCGGCCTCAAGAACTCGAATAAGGCGGCACGCAGACATTTCCAAACATTAAGTGACGcttacacagcagcagcagcaccctcacacacacacacaccctcacacacacttccaaacgTTATGTGACGctcacacagcagcagaagcagcagcagcagcaccctggACGCGTGCCGACTTCACTTAGAAGCACATCTCTGGGCCCAACTGGCTCAGCGGTTACATCACTCATCTCCCCTGGCGGACGCACAGGCCCGCAAAATCGATGCTCTTGATGTAAGCGCACGGGGCGTACGAGCGCAAGCAAGGCGGCGTGGGGCagtttgggtggggtggggtgtgtgtgtgtgtgtgtgtgtgtgtgtgtgtgtgtgtgtgtggtggtggagagggggggggggggcagggaggttGGTGGTGCTTAAAAGCTAACAATGCTGCTTCGCTCGGAGCGCAGCTGAGGCGACCCACATTGTAATGTTATGTAAAT
This genomic interval carries:
- the LOC134102609 gene encoding uncharacterized protein LOC134102609, giving the protein MVPLSLLTADQTTCPCTLRARNSPPASSTQEPRPVVAVLLMRGVRDDVLLDLEQLITESGEHGDENTTHHFTASVSDNQQEGLRDSASAQCPDAESRIEFLGWSMPYPKGVRVPDFPDSDRYWDYIQYAEALDRLHKSLAPGTPCRSCVERLQAIYGMEARLDWSLQLSSDEESATDGSRFYFRPWAEGPVPLYYKTAGRTWHESCSSSEDTSDMTDVELWSEACQRGGEKRERRASQSPPGGSASASASPLSPKKRMLTDWRPAEDDSD